From Streptomyces sp. Edi4, one genomic window encodes:
- a CDS encoding Cof-type HAD-IIB family hydrolase has product MTSATDPAPAIRPVPTAPRLIATDLDGTLLRDDKSVSDRTVAALAAAEEAGIEVFFVTGRPARWMDVVSAHVHGHGLAICGNGAAVVDLHGDSDGPRFVKVRPVEASAARDVVALLRAAVPGTSFAVERTGGFHHELAYPPMHMDPAASIAPAAKLLAEDNDAADQPVLKVLAFHPELAPDDFLALARTAVEGRAEITRSSPTALLEISGAGVSKASTLAVCCAERGISPAEVVAFGDMPNDMEMLSWAGTSYAMGNAHPDVLATAAAHTAANNEDGVAVVIEQILKAL; this is encoded by the coding sequence GTGACCTCTGCTACGGATCCCGCCCCGGCCATCCGCCCCGTCCCGACCGCGCCGCGGCTCATCGCGACCGACCTGGACGGCACCCTGCTCCGCGACGACAAGTCCGTTTCGGACCGTACGGTCGCGGCTCTGGCCGCCGCCGAAGAGGCGGGCATCGAGGTCTTCTTCGTCACCGGCCGCCCGGCCCGCTGGATGGACGTCGTCAGTGCCCACGTCCATGGCCACGGCCTGGCCATCTGCGGCAACGGCGCGGCCGTGGTCGATCTGCACGGCGACAGCGACGGCCCTCGCTTCGTGAAGGTGCGGCCCGTGGAAGCGTCGGCGGCCCGCGACGTCGTCGCCCTGCTGCGGGCGGCCGTGCCGGGCACGTCCTTCGCCGTCGAGCGAACCGGTGGCTTCCACCACGAACTCGCCTATCCGCCCATGCACATGGACCCGGCCGCAAGCATCGCGCCGGCGGCGAAGCTGCTGGCCGAGGACAACGACGCCGCCGACCAGCCGGTACTCAAGGTGCTTGCCTTCCATCCCGAGCTGGCCCCGGACGACTTCCTCGCCCTGGCCCGCACCGCCGTGGAAGGCCGTGCCGAGATCACCCGGTCGAGCCCGACCGCGCTCCTGGAGATCAGCGGCGCGGGCGTCTCCAAGGCTTCCACTCTGGCCGTGTGCTGCGCCGAGCGCGGCATTTCCCCCGCCGAGGTGGTGGCTTTCGGCGACATGCCCAACGACATGGAGATGCTGAGCTGGGCGGGCACCTCCTACGCGATGGGCAACGCCCACCCCGATGTCCTGGCCACTGCGGCCGCGCACACCGCTGCCAACAACGAGGACGGCGTGGCGGTCGTCATCGAGCAGATCCTCAAGGCGCTCTGA
- a CDS encoding DUF72 domain-containing protein gives MGEIRVGTCSWTDKALVSSGWYPKGQRDAEGRLRHYAAQFAVAEVDSTYYGLPSTRNSSLWADRTPEGFRFDVKAFSLLTGHPTRPEALPADLRSALARRQTGTDPGLLDEVWNRFSSALEPLRAAGRLGTLVFQFPPRLGPGRPAVEFLRRCRERAKGWPVAVEFRHPGWWREEHADATSALLAELDTAAVAVDMVQTLPTSVPPVARVTTPELALVRLHGRNSAWGTGTKEEKFRHAYTPEELSEWVPRVRTMAEQAREVHVLFNNCCGDAAVRAAQSMRHLLGSRRVVPCD, from the coding sequence ATGGGAGAGATCCGGGTGGGAACCTGCTCATGGACGGACAAGGCGCTGGTGTCCAGCGGCTGGTACCCGAAGGGACAGCGCGACGCCGAAGGCAGGCTGCGTCACTACGCGGCGCAGTTTGCTGTGGCGGAGGTGGACTCCACCTACTACGGGCTGCCCAGCACCCGCAACAGTTCTCTGTGGGCCGACCGCACCCCTGAGGGTTTCCGGTTCGACGTGAAGGCGTTCTCGCTGCTCACCGGGCATCCCACCAGGCCGGAAGCGCTGCCGGCCGATCTGCGGTCGGCGCTTGCACGCCGGCAGACGGGCACCGATCCCGGCCTGCTCGACGAGGTGTGGAACCGGTTCAGTTCCGCACTCGAACCGCTGCGGGCGGCTGGCCGGCTGGGCACGCTGGTCTTCCAGTTCCCGCCCCGGCTGGGGCCGGGCAGGCCGGCCGTGGAGTTTCTGCGCCGGTGCCGTGAGCGCGCCAAGGGCTGGCCGGTGGCGGTGGAGTTCCGCCACCCCGGCTGGTGGCGTGAGGAGCACGCCGACGCGACGAGTGCCCTGCTGGCGGAGCTGGACACGGCGGCCGTGGCCGTGGACATGGTCCAGACACTCCCCACCTCTGTGCCGCCCGTCGCACGGGTCACCACACCGGAGCTGGCCCTGGTGCGCCTGCACGGCCGCAACAGCGCTTGGGGGACGGGCACCAAGGAGGAGAAGTTCCGCCACGCGTACACGCCCGAAGAGCTCTCCGAGTGGGTGCCGCGCGTGCGGACGATGGCCGAACAGGCCCGGGAGGTGCACGTGCTCTTCAACAACTGTTGCGGTGACGCCGCCGTCCGCGCCGCACAGTCGATGCGGCACCTGCTCGGCTCTCGTAGGGTCGTGCCATGCGACTGA
- a CDS encoding LLM class flavin-dependent oxidoreductase, with the protein MRLSTVILPIDRWHDGGRETWLRAEELGFHTAYTYDHLSWRTFRDGPWFGAVPTLTAAATATTRMRLGTLVTSPNFRHPVTLAKDLLTLDDVSNGRLTLGIGAGGNGFDATALGQTAWTPRERADRFGEFVPLLDRLLTEDSVTYDGTFYSAVEARNIPGCVQRPRIPFAVAATGPRGLKLAAKYGQAWVTTGDPKLFESGTPEQSLQAIGGQLKKLGAACDEIGRDADELDKILLTGFTPQPGRPLESLDAFVDFAGRHFELGITEIVLHTPIPDSDFAADPQVFERIATEGLAQLGG; encoded by the coding sequence ATGCGACTGAGCACTGTGATTCTGCCGATCGACCGCTGGCACGACGGTGGCCGCGAGACGTGGCTGCGCGCCGAGGAGCTGGGCTTCCACACCGCGTACACCTATGACCATCTGTCCTGGCGGACCTTCCGCGACGGCCCCTGGTTCGGCGCGGTCCCCACCCTTACGGCCGCCGCTACCGCCACCACGCGGATGCGGCTCGGCACCCTGGTCACTTCGCCGAACTTCCGTCACCCGGTGACGCTCGCGAAGGACCTGCTCACGCTCGACGACGTGTCGAACGGCCGTCTCACGCTCGGAATCGGCGCGGGCGGCAACGGCTTCGACGCCACCGCCCTCGGGCAGACGGCGTGGACCCCGCGCGAACGGGCCGACCGTTTCGGCGAGTTCGTGCCGCTGCTTGACCGGTTGCTCACCGAGGATTCGGTGACATACGACGGGACCTTCTATTCGGCGGTCGAGGCGCGCAACATCCCAGGCTGCGTCCAGCGGCCCAGGATCCCCTTCGCGGTGGCGGCGACCGGACCGCGCGGCCTGAAGCTGGCCGCCAAGTACGGGCAGGCGTGGGTGACCACGGGCGACCCGAAACTCTTCGAGAGCGGCACGCCCGAGCAGTCCCTCCAGGCGATCGGCGGCCAGCTCAAGAAGCTGGGCGCGGCCTGCGACGAGATCGGACGGGACGCGGACGAGCTGGACAAGATCCTGCTCACGGGCTTCACCCCGCAGCCGGGGCGCCCGTTGGAATCGCTGGACGCGTTCGTGGACTTCGCGGGCCGGCACTTCGAACTCGGCATCACCGAGATCGTCCTGCACACCCCGATCCCTGACTCCGACTTCGCGGCCGATCCTCAGGTCTTCGAGCGGATCGCCACCGAAGGCCTGGCCCAACTCGGCGGTTAG